The Gorilla gorilla gorilla isolate KB3781 chromosome 11, NHGRI_mGorGor1-v2.1_pri, whole genome shotgun sequence genome contains the following window.
cactgctggtgagactgtaaactagtacaaccactatagaaaacagtatggagattccttaaagaactaaaagtagagctaccatttgGTCCAGAAATCCCACGACTGGGTAtctcccagaggaaaagaagtcattatacaaaaaagatacttgcacatgcatgtttatagcagcacaattcagaattgcaaaaatatggaaccaacctaaatgtccatcaaccaatgaataaataaagaaaatgtgttacatatacacgatggaatactactcagccataaaacagaatgaaaaatagcATTTGCAAACAAcctagatggagctggagaccactattctaagtgaagtaactcaggaatggaaaaccaaatatcctatgttctcacttgtaagtgggagctaagctatgaggatgcaaaggcataagaatgatataatggattttggggactcggtgggagaagggtgggaggggttgagggataaaagactatatattaggtacagtgtacactgcttgggggacaggtgcaccaaaatcttagaATCACCACGAATTAACgaattcatgtaaccaaaaaccacctgttcccccaaaactattgaaataaaattttaaaaatctaaagttaAGTTATGTAATAATACGAGTCTTAAGTAATCACATAGCTCTGCAAGTCCCATTTTATCATTTAGGACCACATGAGTAGAGCATATCCTTGATATTGCGAGTTCACTATTCTTGACACCACAAATGCCACCCCTCTGAAACCCAAATGTATCTTGGGGTGTACTTCCCAATTTGGCCTTCTGTGGTTCTGTGTCCTGTGCATTCATCTGGTCTCAGCCAGACTATGAGGCCTCTGAGGGCAGGACCTTACCGCCATGTGTTCTGCAGAcctctcagtgcctggcacattgtggGGTGAACAGTGGCACTTGGTGAAGACTTCACTCATGAATCCCCACTGTGTTCTCTTATTTACTTCCTAATGTCCTCCCTCATAAGGCTTAACACAAGTCACTATGGTCACTCAGTGTCTTCTCTGTTAAACTGTGAGTTCCATGAGGGTGGTGTCAAGCCTTTCTTGCTAATCTCTGTGTTCCCAGCAACAGAGCTGTCATATATTGAAAGAACTACTTCTGTAACTCTGCACTAACAACTACCAAGGTAACTAGAGAATCTGGCAGTTTGTAAGACAGGACTAagatacagttttttttctttttaagtaaaaggaaagaaatagacaatgataaaaagataggaaaaaaatcCCCACCTACTCAGAATTTTACAGGTGATATCATTGTCTACATAGTATTTTTCCCTCAACCACCTGAGACTTACTTGCAAACTATAGAGGCTGCCCCTATTTTTATTGCCATCTGAAAAACCATAGACCCCAAAAGGTCATCTTCATTGTTGCTGACCAGGCTGTGGCATCAACGGCTGCAAGACCTAGGCTGATATCTGGGTGGATGCCACTTCCCGACGTTCCCGCTGACCCAGCCCTGTTTTTATGGTCTCCTCAAACACAGAAAAGCGCCCCAAAACACCAGATGCCTCCCAACCCAAGATGAAGTCACAGGTATGGCCTCTGAAAGCATGATTGTCTCAATCCCTGTGGTTCACCCAGGGGACAAAATACAAAAGAGCAGAAGGCACGAGAAGCTCATGTGGTTCTATGGATGTGCAGAGATTTATACTATGCCATCCACCGGGCCATCAGCTAAATAAGAACATTGAACAGCCTATCCTCTCTTTGCTTTGTTATCACTGGTTCTTTTGCTGGCTCAATACAGCAAAGGGTGTTGAGGAGGAGCAGCCAGATTTGGAATGTGGCTTGGCAGTATGCAGGTAAAGAAGATGAAGTTCCACATATGGCTGCTGTTCTTGCTTCTTCCCATTATGTCACGTTGAGTCTATGGATGTATGTGCACACATGCGCAAACACAGACCCGCATACAGCATGCCAAGGCAGACCTCCTAGGGCCGGGTACAAATTCCAAACAGCTGGAGCAGAAAGCGGCAGTTGGCAGGAGTAGACAATAACAACAGACACAGTATTGGGAGCAAACTGACACAGAGTTCTTGGCATAACCACATTGCAACCCTTTTTAGGAGAACTGGCAAGCttccaggcctccccagcccttccCCAAATGGCAAAACCTAGaccttctatgaaaaaaaggaaacttaacaggTCAAGCCATTTGCCTCTGACTTATTTTCAAGCTACAGCAAAATATACTTGTTACACTAGGTCTTGAAATGTGTTTCCACATTAATAAGAACAATGGCATCAAGGTAATATCCCCTGTGGCTTTAGCCTCCTTAAAATATTAAGATGTTATAACTTGAAGAAACCTTGGATGTAATTCACTCTAATGCTGTCATGTTAGAGGAGTGGAAAATGAGTCTCAGAGAAGTTATATGACTTGACATGGTCACACTGCTAGTTCATGGCAATGTTCTTGCCCTGATTTTCCAGGTAGCATTCTTTATTCTCTACTGTCTGCCCTTGTCATTTATTTCACATCCATCATTAGCTCCTGGAAAGATGATAACattgaaattataattttgtaatattGTATTCACAGTAAAAGCAACATGCTGTGATCTCACAAATAcagttgtgtgtgttctgaacCAGTTGCAAGACATACAAAGATGGCCTGAAGTCGGAGCCTGGGGAGGTGGCGGTGGGTGGACGAAGCCTAGTGATAAGGAGTGATATCACTCCAGAGATAAGGAGGCAAAAGAAACAATAACTTCCTACGTAATTTTCTTTTGCTGAAGTGGTAAGAACTGATGACTTTGTAGTTAGGAAGGCTTTGTAGTTAGGGATTCAGGTCTACCACTTAATAGTTCATTGAGCTTGGGCAGGTTCTTTAATCTTTCAAAACTTCAGCAtctgcatctgtaaaacagggataaaatCAGCACCTCCCTCACTGAGGTCTTACAAGGATTAAGTGAGAGGAGGCACTAAAGGTGTTTACCACATGCTCATTGCTCTTATTTACTTAATGAGTggaactttcatttttctttgattctgATTTTCATACACTTGTATAACTAGACCCATTATTCACCTAGATATCAACTCTAGACACTGTCAAAGTTCCTTTCTGGAAGTAGCTGATTTGAAATACTATTCTTACTGGTGaatttcctaaaatgtatattcaTACCTATAAGGGCATCTAAAACACTgtgctctttaaaaataattttcttactaTTTCAATTAAGGTTGGCTATCTTCttcaacatcaccatcaccatcttcaacatcactatcatcaacatcactatcaccatcatcctcTTCAACATTACCATCAGCATCTCCAACATCAGCATCTCCAACATCAACATCACCATCTTCAACATCACCACCATTAACATCACCATCATCCTCTTCAACATCACCATCAGCATCttaacatcaccatcaccatcatcatcatcaacatcaccaacatcaacatcaccatcttcaacatcaccatcaccatcttcaacatcaccatcatcatcaccatcatcctctTCAACATCACCATCAGCATCTCCAACATCAACATCACCATCTTCAACATCACCATCATtaacatcaccatcaccgtcttcaatatcaccatcagcatcttcaacatcaccatcaccatcatcatcatcaacatcaccaacatcaacatcaccatcttcaacatcaccatcatcatcaccatcaccatctttAACATCACCATGACCATTACCACTACCATCttcaacatcaccatcaccatcatcatcatcaacacaacatcatcaccatcatcatcttcaacattatcatcaccaccaccaccatcatcaacatcatcatcaccatcaccaccatcatcaacatcaccataatcaccatcactatcaccatcttcaacatcaccatcactatcaccatcattgACATTgctgtcatcaccatcaccatcttcaacatcaccatcaccatcatgatCTACTGGGTGCCCAGGAAGGGGTGAGCAGCCATCTGGAGGAATCTACCTTGATGATGAGGTTTGGTATTTTTACAGAACAGGAGAACATAATTTCTAGTAGTAGACATGCCAGGGACATTGACCATCAGAGGACTGAGTGCTTTCTTTTCTAAGCTAGCAAAGGGGAAAAAATTTCCTGATATTAGAATTATCTCCACCTCTACTCTCCCAGAAGGCTGTACTTGTTACCTTCAAAAAGTAACCCTTGTCTCTCTGAAATGTTCCCAGATAAGACAttatctcttcctcttccttcattTCATAGCTTCTCACTGTATTTTCACATGGAATGTACACAATTGTAGGCTGGATATTTTCAGGCTATAACTCTGGCAACAGTCTTAGTTCTTGAAACAGCAGATTTACATCAGATAGACCCAAGCttgcccctctctctctctctgattcttATTGAAATAGCTTTTgcttccaccaaaaaaaaaaaaagagagaaaaaaagagcaaagaggCCAAAAATTTCATGGTCCTTGAATCCagtaataatgttttaaaatgtgaaagaaaataaatctgggtaaaagaattttaaaatgaattttttaattactaaaaaataagagaaataacacttaaaaatgttaaacctcaagttttttttaatttttacatttttttatgtttcttttattcttatttaaaatgtattaatcatCCAAAGCCTAGATTTAAAATATCTTAGCGTAATgttaatggtggaaatatttatCCAAACATCCTGCctgtattattatttcttaaatttcaatACTTTAAAATCAAAGACAAACTGCTTAATCCAATGCAAAGGACCATACTTTTCACTGTTATCCCTTCAATCTGTTATCTCCAGAACACAAACTGTTCCCTTTTTTGTTGTATCAGTTTTACTAATTCAGCCTTAGCCTGATCTAAGAACATAAACCAATTTTCCTAAATTTTTCCTGAGCTTGTTAGCAATGTGAATTTGTCTCTGACAGAGGCTAAACAGGACTTTGAATATTAATTTAAGTTATTGAgctaaaaatgtaataaaaatcttGGGTTTTGAGCATAAGAGGCTGCATCATTCCCATAACAATATGCACAAGGCTCATTTTACTAAATGTACCTTGGTAAAGTTAATCCTGAGAATAaagttctttcttatttatttattttttgtcttgagACATGAGCTAGTGATACTTGCTCCTAGCATAATCCTAGCCTACTTAAAACAAAAGATCTGGGCAGCACACCCATGACGCCAAAGCTAACGGCTGTCAGCTAGTAAAAGCATTCACCAGATGTTGAAGCCCAGAGCCTTCCAACAACAGTGATTATTACAGCCTTCAATCACCCCATTTAGAATTTACAACAAACTGAGCAGAAAGCCATTATTTCCACCTTCAGTGTAAAGTTTTCCTCAGGCTGCCAGCAGAGTTCTGCAATGGAAGGATGTACCACCTGCTCCAAGTTCACTTCGCTGTTTCTTGGAACTTCCACCAGAAGAAACAAGTCCCAGAGAAAGTCCAGAAACAGGGATGTCGTTTGTCATTATTTGGTGAATATTAAAATCCCTAACGGTTCTTGATAATGCTTGGAAAAAGGGCTTACActgtaattaaatgaaataataacaaatCATAATATAAGGCATAAAATGAACAAACATTATGAATTAATCATACTTAGACAATTACAACCCATATGGTTTGTTAAACTCAATCTGCTACCTGTAGTGACATCAACTGCATACTCTATATCCAATGCTGCAGCTTTTTCTCCCCCTAGGATATAATTACTTAATTTtgtgaatgagaaaatgaatgtaAAAGCAATGTGTTCATGATCTGGTGTCCGCTTATGTCTCTCCTATTGGATCAGAGGTGCGCCTGCCCATCACAGCTCAAAAGACCTGAATTCCTTTCCTGCAGAAACAAAtgcccttcttcctctttctactCCATACTATCCTTTCCACCTTCTCTACTACAAGTCATCTACAGCAGGAAGTTAGGAGAGTAGACCTTCTGTGCACCTTAACCAGTGAGGAGAGGTCTTTCTCCTGTCTAATTTGACACCACAGTCAAATGACAATACCAGTTTGCTGGAGGAAGCCTTGTTGTTTGTGTAATAAAATCAGCCGTGTGACTTAGAAGACCTAATGACTTTCCCATTTACCAACATCACTGCTGATCTTGAGCAAATTACATAATTTACCTGAATGTGAATTTCATTAtccgtaaaatgggaataacaatatcTACCTGAGCAgaactgttgtgagaattaaatcaaATACACTCTGCAAAGAACCTAACACAGTGCTAGCTGGGTGTTCACAAAAGGGGTGATGAACTCCCATTCTGAAAATGCCATTGGGAGTTGACCTGTTCAaggggaattttaaaaaacaaaagcaactaaGGAGTAGCTGAAAATGCTCTTACTCTGGAAGGACATGGGTTAGCTGCCCACCTGCAGTGAAATTGACACTAGAAAAATTAGGCAATGAACTAAGCTCAAGCTTGCCTTAGAGGTTTGGTGTGTTTTGCAATCACCCTGTTATCCACTAGATCAAGCCTACAGAATTCCACAGAGTGCCATTATATCTAGGGACAAATGGCCCAGCCAGCGGAAACTTCCCCAGCAACCCTTACAAACTGGCTGCAGGGGCAACTGCAAATCAATATCCTCAGAAAGAGGCAGCCGTGTGTTCCCAACATCTGAggtcaaatttctccatatatcaCCAATTACCCTTGGCTGAGCAGCCCATTCTAGCCTCTCTGCACACTTATGGGTGCAAGATCTGCCCGTCAGATGAAGAGGTTGAATGAACAGTGAGGTTGATTCCAAAGGGGCCTGCAGAATCAGTCTTGATGAATAAGACTTAATTAAGCAATTTTCACACTATTATAGAAAAATAGATGTGTGAAGCCTGTTTCACTGTCTATCTTCTTATAATCAGGTACTTTTTGAGTAGTTCTATGATATctctgacagaaaaaaaaattcctgggttAGACCTTTGCAAAAACTTCAATCACAGCAACCATCTTATATTCTAATTAGTTGTTTACATGTGTCAGGTAACCCAGAGGCTTCCTTCGTTAAATCAAGCCCGAACTCTGTGTGGATAATGAGGGAGAATGGCAAGAAATCCCTCTTGGAAGGAACTCAGAGCCCACAGCCCTAATTCCTGTGTCCTGAGGTTCACCCACTCCTGGAAGAGCTCTCGCAGCTATTGTTTTACCTCCAACCCACCAGCTGGTGAATTCCCCAAGGCACGGTTGAGTCTACTTAAATGAGATCATTTGAACGTGATTTTGTAAAGGAATTTAAGGAGAACAAGAAGGAAAGCAAGAGAGATTTGGTATCTTACAGCCTGAGTTTGAATCTTGGCTGCTCCTTTGTGGACCTCGAGCATGTGACTTAACCCTTGATCTTCATTTATGAAACAGACATAATACAtatacctcataggattgttgtgaggattccatttttaaaaatacgtgGAACATGTTTAGCAGACAGCCTGGCACATGCTGGGAGCCAAGAAAATGTTAACTTTACTT
Protein-coding sequences here:
- the LOC129532095 gene encoding uncharacterized protein, with amino-acid sequence MIFQPSPIWNIPHGVESCRWKEPKRGLHRARATATAAPGKPWAAGHQGACRLAIFFNITITIFNITIINITITIILFNITISISNISISNINITIFNITTINITIILFNITISILTSPSPSSSSTSPTSTSPSSTSPSPSSTSPSSSPSSSSTSPSASPTSTSPSSTSPSLTSPSPSSISPSASSTSPSPSSSSTSPTSTSPSSTSPSSSPSPSLTSP